The Primulina eburnea isolate SZY01 chromosome 13, ASM2296580v1, whole genome shotgun sequence genome includes a region encoding these proteins:
- the LOC140808887 gene encoding uncharacterized protein isoform X2: MGISHGFRPPQFSEDAAWLPTWLQQCDFETFGVEGGEKEHVCFEKRIEELQILGTNLNNAELSRECGGCKISQLFLSGADTSPLSFAQSADNVAIYHLHLSSDGNSENSTPFTDVLETESNCNFVMLPLDDSKILGREAISPRVFHNSGAIESSPKVELHGHPNQDGLLKCRENVIFSEYFVDTVELCIAASETLVINEVVKNDSSVKPSISATLEASVQMKQARLEACENVLCGSLDKVSDIDNLSDLDDIAMGSAYEDTGIHLDELHLIELNVSQVKDTLDSEYDEKTVASATDCGTNDDGSTCDMKGGVANDTQLTNKLAVECFDGDTKKKVTENLAFGLGFEEKGLYSDCLEHIQASEEIADTVMYENNLLETNVGSSLNKRFHKTGKDHNSLHKIQDRFQSRWFGGWTWKVRTKSSCAVKQIFAKPIVDETSFFSESADVAPDENSFVQNHDKGTIITSQLSVPSESFADRAMGGITLSQDVKSSSASFLDPLCSVVPCSVSENICSLPATSQDDEVLPRHYNITTDHTKGNLSGPSASNSNLKKPQDAVYRRFTSLRNYSTLVSGGATFLEKDSHQKTSLWIDSNNELIFQEASFTNCENIIKDGVEPLEEKNSHFPPVVNYMTHYHQADDEENQSCSRAALWKDSVKLPTSEVPKCLPTKAAKKLTRSGYLGSGYLNIFRKNHLVKKRMLIFRSMEFMLTGFSCPKEREIEVLIRKHGGTVVTHIPSTNLKGKRSSRLKSQVLPIIICLMKMQSIKFLYGCAVNAFILRVNWLMDSVAAGFILPKEKYMILSRNIGRWHSQENAVVRYDIHSLIFNNVGIMLHGKSKMFADISTIIKHGGGQVFNTLQRLIQNLEVGRISIGVVVAEDENHASRHLKQCALENNVSMTSIYWIISSLHAGQLIPLKEKRKFKCLPAIKIQRLHDPMELSPEI, encoded by the exons atgggcatATCTCATGGATTTCGGCCGCCTCAGTTTTCAGAG GATGCTGCCTGGCTACCGACGTGGCTTCAGCAATGTGATTTTGAAACATTCGGAGTGGAGGGCGGCGAGAAAGAGCACGTCTGTTTTGAGAAGCGCATCGAG GAGTTGCAAATTCTTGGGACAAACTTAAACAATGCAGAATTATCAAGAGAATGCGGAGGATGCAAGATAAGTCAGTTATTTTTATCTGGGGCCGACACTTCACCCTTAAGCTTTGCTCAATCAGCTGATAAT GTtgctatatatcatcttcaTCTGTCATCAGATGGGAATTCTGAGAACTCTACCCCATTTACTGACGTTCTTGAAACAGAGTCCAATTGTAATTTTGTGATGCTACCTCTAGATGATTCAAAGATCTTAGGTCGAGAGGCCATCAGCCCGAGGGTGTTTCATAATTCTGGTGCTATAGAATCGTCTCCAAAGGTTGAATTGCATGGACATCCTAACCAGGATGGTTTGTTGAAGTGTAGAGAAAATGTGATATTTTCTGAATATTTTGTCGACACTGTAGAACTTTGTATTGCGGCATCCGAAACACTAGTGATTAATGAAGTAGTCAAGAATGATTCATCAGTGAAACCTTCTATTTCAGCTACACTTGAAGCTTCTGTTCAGATGAAACAAGCACGGCTAGAAGCCTGTGAAAATGTATTATGTGGCTCACTTGACAAAGTTAGCGATATTGACAATTTGTCTGACTTGGATGATATTGCCATGGGAAGTGCTTATGAAGATACCGGTATTCATCTTGACGAGTTGCACCTGATTGAGTTGAATGTATCTCAAGTTAAGGATACACTGGACTCTGAATATGATGAGAAGACTGTTGCTTCTGCCACTGATTGTGGTACTAATGATGATGGCTCTACCTGTGATATGAAAGGTGGTGTAGCAAATGATACACAATTAACAAACAAGTTGGCTGTAGAATGTTTTGATGGTGACACAAAAAAGAAAGTAACTGAAAATCTGGCTTTTGGGTTGGGTTTTGAGGAAAAGGGGCTATATAGTGATTGCTTAGAGCATATACAAGCTTCAGAAGAG ATAGCCGACACAGTCATGTATGAAAACAATTTACTAGAAACAAATGTTGGCTCTTCCTTAAACAAGAGGTTTCATAAAACAG GAAAAGATCATAATTCATTACATAAAATTCAAGACAGGTTCCAAAGCCGCTGGTTTGGTGGTTGGACATGGAAGGTAAGGACTAAATCAAGTTG TGCTGTTAAACAGATATTTGCCAAGCCTATTGTGGATGAGACAAGCTTTTTTTCTGAGTCTGCGGATGTTGCTCCAGATGAGAACTCTTTTGTACAGAATCATGATAAAGGGACCATAATAACTTCTCAGTTGAGTGTACCTTCCGAAAGTTTCGCTGACAGAGCAATGGGGGGGATTACGCTTTCTCAAGATGTAAAATCTTCAAGTGCATCTTTCTTGGACCCTCTTTGCTCTGTTGTACCATGTAGTGTTTCTGAAAATATTTGTTCCTTGCCAGCTACAAGCCAAGATGATGAAGTTCTTCCTAGACATTACAATATCACAACTGATCATACAAAAGGCAATTTGTCAGGGCCCTCAGCTTCAAACAGTAACTTAAAGAAGCCACAGGACGCCGTTTATAGAAGATTCACCTCCCTTAGAAATTATAGCACATTAGTCTCTGGAGGTGCAACTTTTTTGGAAAAAGATAGTCATCAGAAAACATCGCTCTGGATTGATAGCAATAACGAGTTGATCTTCCAGGAAGCATCTTTTACCAACTGCGAGAATATTATCAAAGATGGGGTTGAACCGCTGGAGGAGAAAAACTCACATTTTCCACCTGTAGTTAATTACATGACGCATTACCACCAGGCTGATGATGAAGAAAATCAAAGTTGTTCTCGTGCAGCATTGTGGAAAGACAGTGTGAAACTTCCGACTAGTGAGGTCCCAAAAT GTTTACCTACTAAAGCTGCAAAAAAGTTAACTCGGTCTGGTTATCTTGGATCCGGATATCTGAACATTTTTCGAAAAAATCATTTGGTTAAGAAAAGGATGTTAATATTTCGAAGTATGGAATTTATGCTTACTGGATTTTCTTGTCCAAAGGAGAGGGAAATTGAGGTTCTCATTCGGAAACATGGAGGCACAGTTGTCACTCACATACCATCAACTAACTTGAAGGGAAAGAGAAGTTCTAGGCTTAAGTCACAGGTCCTTCCTATCATTATATGTTTGATGAAG ATGCAATCGATCAAATTCTTGTATGGATGTGCGGTGAATGCATTTATTCTCAGAGTTAATTGGCTTATGGATTCAGTTGCAGCAGGTTTTATCTTGCCAAAGGAGAA ATATATGATCCTATCCAGAAACATAGGCCGATGGCATTCCCAGGAAAATGCAGTTGTGAGATATGATATTCATTCTCTCATTTTTAACAATGTGGGCATCATGCTTCATGGAAAATCAAAAATGTTCGCTGATATCTCAACCATTATAAAG CATGGAGGTGGACAGGTTTTCAACACCCTGCAAAGATTGATCCAGAATCTTGAAGTGGGAAGAATTTCAATTGGGGTGGTTGTTGCCGAAGATGAAAATCATGCATCTCGTCACTTAAAGCAGTGTGCCTTGGAGAACAATGTATCCATGACG TCAATTTACTGGATTATAAGCAGTTTGCATGCCGGACAGCTTATTCCCTTGAAAGAGAAGAGGAAATTCAAGTGTCTACCAGCTATTAAGATACAAAGGCTTCACGATCCAATGGAGTTAAGTCCTGAAATCTGA
- the LOC140808887 gene encoding uncharacterized protein isoform X1: MGISHGFRPPQFSEDAAWLPTWLQQCDFETFGVEGGEKEHVCFEKRIEELQILGTNLNNAELSRECGGCKISQLFLSGADTSPLSFAQSADNVAIYHLHLSSDGNSENSTPFTDVLETESNCNFVMLPLDDSKILGREAISPRVFHNSGAIESSPKVELHGHPNQDGLLKCRENVIFSEYFVDTVELCIAASETLVINEVVKNDSSVKPSISATLEASVQMKQARLEACENVLCGSLDKVSDIDNLSDLDDIAMGSAYEDTGIHLDELHLIELNVSQVKDTLDSEYDEKTVASATDCGTNDDGSTCDMKGGVANDTQLTNKLAVECFDGDTKKKVTENLAFGLGFEEKGLYSDCLEHIQASEEIADTVMYENNLLETNVGSSLNKRFHKTGKDHNSLHKIQDRFQSRWFGGWTWKVRTKSSCAVKQIFAKPIVDETSFFSESADVAPDENSFVQNHDKGTIITSQLSVPSESFADRAMGGITLSQDVKSSSASFLDPLCSVVPCSVSENICSLPATSQDDEVLPRHYNITTDHTKGNLSGPSASNSNLKKPQDAVYRRFTSLRNYSTLVSGGATFLEKDSHQKTSLWIDSNNELIFQEASFTNCENIIKDGVEPLEEKNSHFPPVVNYMTHYHQADDEENQSCSRAALWKDSVKLPTSEVPKCDLLKCKSRPASKHLHFSEKKIDIHHKIVKKVHSTPKTCLPTKAAKKLTRSGYLGSGYLNIFRKNHLVKKRMLIFRSMEFMLTGFSCPKEREIEVLIRKHGGTVVTHIPSTNLKGKRSSRLKSQVLPIIICLMKMQSIKFLYGCAVNAFILRVNWLMDSVAAGFILPKEKYMILSRNIGRWHSQENAVVRYDIHSLIFNNVGIMLHGKSKMFADISTIIKHGGGQVFNTLQRLIQNLEVGRISIGVVVAEDENHASRHLKQCALENNVSMTSIYWIISSLHAGQLIPLKEKRKFKCLPAIKIQRLHDPMELSPEI; encoded by the exons atgggcatATCTCATGGATTTCGGCCGCCTCAGTTTTCAGAG GATGCTGCCTGGCTACCGACGTGGCTTCAGCAATGTGATTTTGAAACATTCGGAGTGGAGGGCGGCGAGAAAGAGCACGTCTGTTTTGAGAAGCGCATCGAG GAGTTGCAAATTCTTGGGACAAACTTAAACAATGCAGAATTATCAAGAGAATGCGGAGGATGCAAGATAAGTCAGTTATTTTTATCTGGGGCCGACACTTCACCCTTAAGCTTTGCTCAATCAGCTGATAAT GTtgctatatatcatcttcaTCTGTCATCAGATGGGAATTCTGAGAACTCTACCCCATTTACTGACGTTCTTGAAACAGAGTCCAATTGTAATTTTGTGATGCTACCTCTAGATGATTCAAAGATCTTAGGTCGAGAGGCCATCAGCCCGAGGGTGTTTCATAATTCTGGTGCTATAGAATCGTCTCCAAAGGTTGAATTGCATGGACATCCTAACCAGGATGGTTTGTTGAAGTGTAGAGAAAATGTGATATTTTCTGAATATTTTGTCGACACTGTAGAACTTTGTATTGCGGCATCCGAAACACTAGTGATTAATGAAGTAGTCAAGAATGATTCATCAGTGAAACCTTCTATTTCAGCTACACTTGAAGCTTCTGTTCAGATGAAACAAGCACGGCTAGAAGCCTGTGAAAATGTATTATGTGGCTCACTTGACAAAGTTAGCGATATTGACAATTTGTCTGACTTGGATGATATTGCCATGGGAAGTGCTTATGAAGATACCGGTATTCATCTTGACGAGTTGCACCTGATTGAGTTGAATGTATCTCAAGTTAAGGATACACTGGACTCTGAATATGATGAGAAGACTGTTGCTTCTGCCACTGATTGTGGTACTAATGATGATGGCTCTACCTGTGATATGAAAGGTGGTGTAGCAAATGATACACAATTAACAAACAAGTTGGCTGTAGAATGTTTTGATGGTGACACAAAAAAGAAAGTAACTGAAAATCTGGCTTTTGGGTTGGGTTTTGAGGAAAAGGGGCTATATAGTGATTGCTTAGAGCATATACAAGCTTCAGAAGAG ATAGCCGACACAGTCATGTATGAAAACAATTTACTAGAAACAAATGTTGGCTCTTCCTTAAACAAGAGGTTTCATAAAACAG GAAAAGATCATAATTCATTACATAAAATTCAAGACAGGTTCCAAAGCCGCTGGTTTGGTGGTTGGACATGGAAGGTAAGGACTAAATCAAGTTG TGCTGTTAAACAGATATTTGCCAAGCCTATTGTGGATGAGACAAGCTTTTTTTCTGAGTCTGCGGATGTTGCTCCAGATGAGAACTCTTTTGTACAGAATCATGATAAAGGGACCATAATAACTTCTCAGTTGAGTGTACCTTCCGAAAGTTTCGCTGACAGAGCAATGGGGGGGATTACGCTTTCTCAAGATGTAAAATCTTCAAGTGCATCTTTCTTGGACCCTCTTTGCTCTGTTGTACCATGTAGTGTTTCTGAAAATATTTGTTCCTTGCCAGCTACAAGCCAAGATGATGAAGTTCTTCCTAGACATTACAATATCACAACTGATCATACAAAAGGCAATTTGTCAGGGCCCTCAGCTTCAAACAGTAACTTAAAGAAGCCACAGGACGCCGTTTATAGAAGATTCACCTCCCTTAGAAATTATAGCACATTAGTCTCTGGAGGTGCAACTTTTTTGGAAAAAGATAGTCATCAGAAAACATCGCTCTGGATTGATAGCAATAACGAGTTGATCTTCCAGGAAGCATCTTTTACCAACTGCGAGAATATTATCAAAGATGGGGTTGAACCGCTGGAGGAGAAAAACTCACATTTTCCACCTGTAGTTAATTACATGACGCATTACCACCAGGCTGATGATGAAGAAAATCAAAGTTGTTCTCGTGCAGCATTGTGGAAAGACAGTGTGAAACTTCCGACTAGTGAGGTCCCAAAATGTGACTTATTAAAATGCAAAAGCCGTCCAGCCTCAAAACATCTTCACTTttcagaaaagaaaattgacattcatcataaaattgtcaaaaagGTCCATAGCACGCCAAAAACTT GTTTACCTACTAAAGCTGCAAAAAAGTTAACTCGGTCTGGTTATCTTGGATCCGGATATCTGAACATTTTTCGAAAAAATCATTTGGTTAAGAAAAGGATGTTAATATTTCGAAGTATGGAATTTATGCTTACTGGATTTTCTTGTCCAAAGGAGAGGGAAATTGAGGTTCTCATTCGGAAACATGGAGGCACAGTTGTCACTCACATACCATCAACTAACTTGAAGGGAAAGAGAAGTTCTAGGCTTAAGTCACAGGTCCTTCCTATCATTATATGTTTGATGAAG ATGCAATCGATCAAATTCTTGTATGGATGTGCGGTGAATGCATTTATTCTCAGAGTTAATTGGCTTATGGATTCAGTTGCAGCAGGTTTTATCTTGCCAAAGGAGAA ATATATGATCCTATCCAGAAACATAGGCCGATGGCATTCCCAGGAAAATGCAGTTGTGAGATATGATATTCATTCTCTCATTTTTAACAATGTGGGCATCATGCTTCATGGAAAATCAAAAATGTTCGCTGATATCTCAACCATTATAAAG CATGGAGGTGGACAGGTTTTCAACACCCTGCAAAGATTGATCCAGAATCTTGAAGTGGGAAGAATTTCAATTGGGGTGGTTGTTGCCGAAGATGAAAATCATGCATCTCGTCACTTAAAGCAGTGTGCCTTGGAGAACAATGTATCCATGACG TCAATTTACTGGATTATAAGCAGTTTGCATGCCGGACAGCTTATTCCCTTGAAAGAGAAGAGGAAATTCAAGTGTCTACCAGCTATTAAGATACAAAGGCTTCACGATCCAATGGAGTTAAGTCCTGAAATCTGA
- the LOC140808887 gene encoding uncharacterized protein isoform X3 yields MLPLDDSKILGREAISPRVFHNSGAIESSPKVELHGHPNQDGLLKCRENVIFSEYFVDTVELCIAASETLVINEVVKNDSSVKPSISATLEASVQMKQARLEACENVLCGSLDKVSDIDNLSDLDDIAMGSAYEDTGIHLDELHLIELNVSQVKDTLDSEYDEKTVASATDCGTNDDGSTCDMKGGVANDTQLTNKLAVECFDGDTKKKVTENLAFGLGFEEKGLYSDCLEHIQASEEIADTVMYENNLLETNVGSSLNKRFHKTGKDHNSLHKIQDRFQSRWFGGWTWKVRTKSSCAVKQIFAKPIVDETSFFSESADVAPDENSFVQNHDKGTIITSQLSVPSESFADRAMGGITLSQDVKSSSASFLDPLCSVVPCSVSENICSLPATSQDDEVLPRHYNITTDHTKGNLSGPSASNSNLKKPQDAVYRRFTSLRNYSTLVSGGATFLEKDSHQKTSLWIDSNNELIFQEASFTNCENIIKDGVEPLEEKNSHFPPVVNYMTHYHQADDEENQSCSRAALWKDSVKLPTSEVPKCDLLKCKSRPASKHLHFSEKKIDIHHKIVKKVHSTPKTCLPTKAAKKLTRSGYLGSGYLNIFRKNHLVKKRMLIFRSMEFMLTGFSCPKEREIEVLIRKHGGTVVTHIPSTNLKGKRSSRLKSQVLPIIICLMKMQSIKFLYGCAVNAFILRVNWLMDSVAAGFILPKEKYMILSRNIGRWHSQENAVVRYDIHSLIFNNVGIMLHGKSKMFADISTIIKHGGGQVFNTLQRLIQNLEVGRISIGVVVAEDENHASRHLKQCALENNVSMTSIYWIISSLHAGQLIPLKEKRKFKCLPAIKIQRLHDPMELSPEI; encoded by the exons ATGCTACCTCTAGATGATTCAAAGATCTTAGGTCGAGAGGCCATCAGCCCGAGGGTGTTTCATAATTCTGGTGCTATAGAATCGTCTCCAAAGGTTGAATTGCATGGACATCCTAACCAGGATGGTTTGTTGAAGTGTAGAGAAAATGTGATATTTTCTGAATATTTTGTCGACACTGTAGAACTTTGTATTGCGGCATCCGAAACACTAGTGATTAATGAAGTAGTCAAGAATGATTCATCAGTGAAACCTTCTATTTCAGCTACACTTGAAGCTTCTGTTCAGATGAAACAAGCACGGCTAGAAGCCTGTGAAAATGTATTATGTGGCTCACTTGACAAAGTTAGCGATATTGACAATTTGTCTGACTTGGATGATATTGCCATGGGAAGTGCTTATGAAGATACCGGTATTCATCTTGACGAGTTGCACCTGATTGAGTTGAATGTATCTCAAGTTAAGGATACACTGGACTCTGAATATGATGAGAAGACTGTTGCTTCTGCCACTGATTGTGGTACTAATGATGATGGCTCTACCTGTGATATGAAAGGTGGTGTAGCAAATGATACACAATTAACAAACAAGTTGGCTGTAGAATGTTTTGATGGTGACACAAAAAAGAAAGTAACTGAAAATCTGGCTTTTGGGTTGGGTTTTGAGGAAAAGGGGCTATATAGTGATTGCTTAGAGCATATACAAGCTTCAGAAGAG ATAGCCGACACAGTCATGTATGAAAACAATTTACTAGAAACAAATGTTGGCTCTTCCTTAAACAAGAGGTTTCATAAAACAG GAAAAGATCATAATTCATTACATAAAATTCAAGACAGGTTCCAAAGCCGCTGGTTTGGTGGTTGGACATGGAAGGTAAGGACTAAATCAAGTTG TGCTGTTAAACAGATATTTGCCAAGCCTATTGTGGATGAGACAAGCTTTTTTTCTGAGTCTGCGGATGTTGCTCCAGATGAGAACTCTTTTGTACAGAATCATGATAAAGGGACCATAATAACTTCTCAGTTGAGTGTACCTTCCGAAAGTTTCGCTGACAGAGCAATGGGGGGGATTACGCTTTCTCAAGATGTAAAATCTTCAAGTGCATCTTTCTTGGACCCTCTTTGCTCTGTTGTACCATGTAGTGTTTCTGAAAATATTTGTTCCTTGCCAGCTACAAGCCAAGATGATGAAGTTCTTCCTAGACATTACAATATCACAACTGATCATACAAAAGGCAATTTGTCAGGGCCCTCAGCTTCAAACAGTAACTTAAAGAAGCCACAGGACGCCGTTTATAGAAGATTCACCTCCCTTAGAAATTATAGCACATTAGTCTCTGGAGGTGCAACTTTTTTGGAAAAAGATAGTCATCAGAAAACATCGCTCTGGATTGATAGCAATAACGAGTTGATCTTCCAGGAAGCATCTTTTACCAACTGCGAGAATATTATCAAAGATGGGGTTGAACCGCTGGAGGAGAAAAACTCACATTTTCCACCTGTAGTTAATTACATGACGCATTACCACCAGGCTGATGATGAAGAAAATCAAAGTTGTTCTCGTGCAGCATTGTGGAAAGACAGTGTGAAACTTCCGACTAGTGAGGTCCCAAAATGTGACTTATTAAAATGCAAAAGCCGTCCAGCCTCAAAACATCTTCACTTttcagaaaagaaaattgacattcatcataaaattgtcaaaaagGTCCATAGCACGCCAAAAACTT GTTTACCTACTAAAGCTGCAAAAAAGTTAACTCGGTCTGGTTATCTTGGATCCGGATATCTGAACATTTTTCGAAAAAATCATTTGGTTAAGAAAAGGATGTTAATATTTCGAAGTATGGAATTTATGCTTACTGGATTTTCTTGTCCAAAGGAGAGGGAAATTGAGGTTCTCATTCGGAAACATGGAGGCACAGTTGTCACTCACATACCATCAACTAACTTGAAGGGAAAGAGAAGTTCTAGGCTTAAGTCACAGGTCCTTCCTATCATTATATGTTTGATGAAG ATGCAATCGATCAAATTCTTGTATGGATGTGCGGTGAATGCATTTATTCTCAGAGTTAATTGGCTTATGGATTCAGTTGCAGCAGGTTTTATCTTGCCAAAGGAGAA ATATATGATCCTATCCAGAAACATAGGCCGATGGCATTCCCAGGAAAATGCAGTTGTGAGATATGATATTCATTCTCTCATTTTTAACAATGTGGGCATCATGCTTCATGGAAAATCAAAAATGTTCGCTGATATCTCAACCATTATAAAG CATGGAGGTGGACAGGTTTTCAACACCCTGCAAAGATTGATCCAGAATCTTGAAGTGGGAAGAATTTCAATTGGGGTGGTTGTTGCCGAAGATGAAAATCATGCATCTCGTCACTTAAAGCAGTGTGCCTTGGAGAACAATGTATCCATGACG TCAATTTACTGGATTATAAGCAGTTTGCATGCCGGACAGCTTATTCCCTTGAAAGAGAAGAGGAAATTCAAGTGTCTACCAGCTATTAAGATACAAAGGCTTCACGATCCAATGGAGTTAAGTCCTGAAATCTGA
- the LOC140808888 gene encoding transcription factor ABORTED MICROSPORES-like, with the protein MLVPSFMERLRPLVGIKGWEYIVLWKLSNDHRSIEWMDCCCAGATNIKNFEDELLLPTAATISCRDTIFRHPRTKSCELLDQLPFSIVLDSGLHEQTLLSNKVSWLNYSQNSGSNLSDESTGTRVLVPLSLGLLEFFTTKQIPEDQEMVDLIKVEYNIFLEQQAVSNSTTTFYFSFDLNAQENLISILKLQISPEISKEDLDLPHDILVDRIYLCNSPMNTLHQFSCSSGTNSILLEGTDYNNSNPNFSHSVENGFQDLEASDSKIWMELSSGTMDNRKNENNQSDESDLNEDEDESRYRRRTRKGFQSKNLMAERNRRKKLNDRLYSLRALVPKISKLDKAAILGDAIDYVKELQKQVKDLQVELEEHTGDEDAEEAARTEVGKNVVPTSAQRQNGTKGGLQCEHENLINGFHKKSFGISNKQNHEMDKTDKKEQQMEPQVEVLQLDGNEFFIKVFCEHKSSGFVMLMEALDSLGLEVTNVNTTRHTCLVSSIFKVERKNDDNVKADYVRESLLELTRNSLNVWPNFEEASIGGNNIDQEYNHIHANHSHHSLVHGCLMNSQQLQHQT; encoded by the exons ATGCTGGTGCCAAGTTTTATGGAGAGGCTAAGACCCTTGGTTGGTATTAAAGGCTGGGAATATATAGTTCTGTGGAAGTTAAGCAATGATCATAG GTCTATTGAGTGGATGGATTGCTGTTGCGCTGGAGCGACAAATATCAAAAATTTTGAAGATGAGCTTCTTTTGCCTACTGCTGCAACTATCTCTTGTAGAGATACCATATTTAGACATCCAAGAACCAAATCTTGTGAACTATTAGACCAGCTTCCTTTCTCCATAGTACTTGATTCAGG ATTACATGAACAAACATTGTTGTCAAATAAAGTAAGTTGGTTGAATTACTCACAGAATTCAGGATCGAATTTATCAGAT GAATCAACCGGTACCCGAGTTTTGGTCCCTCTTTCTCTTGGATTACTCGAGTTTTTCACGACTAAACAA ATTCCTGAAGATCAAGAAATGGTCGATCTCATCAAAGTTGAATACAACATTTTCTTGGAACAACAGGCAGTGAGTAATTCTACCActacattttatttttcatttgatttaaatgctcAAGAAAATCTCATTAGCATATTAAAGCTTCAGATTTCTCCAGAAATCTCGAAAGAGGACTTGGATTTGCCACACGATATATTAGTTGACAGAATCTATCTGTGTAATTCTCCTATGAACACACTGCATCAATTTAGCTGCAGTTCAGGAACCAACAGCATATTGTTAGAAGGGACCGACTATAATAACTCGAATCCAAATTTCAGCCATTCAGTTGAAAATGGATTCCAAGATTTGGAAGCATCAGATAGTAAAATATGGATGGAGCTTTCATCGGGGACAATGGACAATCGAAAGAACGAAAATAACCAGTCAGACGAATCAGATCTAAATGAAGACGAGGATGAATCAAGGTATAGAAGAAGGACTAGAAAAGGGTTTCAATCAAAAAATCTTATGGCTGAGAGGAACAGAAGAAAGAAGCTTAATGATAGGCTGTACTCCCTTAGAGCATTAGTCCCTAAAATTTCTAAG TTGGACAAAGCTGCAATTCTTGGAGATGCAATTGATTATGTGAAAGAACTTCAGAAACAAGTGAAAGATCTTCAAGTTGAACTCGAAGAACATACAGGTGATGAGGATGCAGAAGAAGCGGCAAGAACCGAAGTTGGCAAAAATGTCGTCCCAACAAGTGCTCAACGTCAAAATGGAACAAAAGGTGGACTTCAATGTGAACATGAAAATCTTATAAATGGCTTTCACAAGAAATCATTTGGTATATCTAATAAGCAGAATCATGAGATGGATAAAACGGACAAAAAAGAGCAGCAAATGGAG CCACAAGTGGAAGTACTTCAACTGGATGGGAATGAGTTCTTTATCAAGGTATTCTGTGAGCACAAAAGTAGTGGATTTGTGATGTTAATGGAAGCTTTGGATTCTCTGGGATTGGAAGTAACCAATGTAAATACAACAAGGCatacatgcttggtttcaagtATCTTTAAAGTAGAG AGAAAGAACGATGACAATGTCAAAGCTGACTATGTTCGGGAGTCGCTGCTCGAGCTAACACGAAATTCATTGAATGTatggcctaattttgaagaagCTTCAATTGGTGGCAACAATATAGATCAAGAATATAATCACATTCATGCCAACCACAGCCACCACTCTTTAGTACATGGCTGCCTAATGAATTCTCAGCAACTGCAACATCAAACGTAA